A single bacterium DNA region contains:
- a CDS encoding T9SS type A sorting domain-containing protein has translation MKKIAVINVSRIPHPTNAMLSSTHRFFASLPLTRNFLLTLLILFLFCSLARAEWVPLDSMAANYTSGQAHSNGLGYYAEFELHRMPYQPDNGSYISLYELQTGRKLWSRPLSTINVGEKTQSFVNRNGDVVIVLQREGVLRSFVFNRNGDTLRDWQTIVNTNIGIVDGDLDDSCNLYLSGTFGYYTKINPDGTLNRLVHLPFETYGTPIYICHDGDGGAYIWSTYSPIQYVTHVFSDSSHIVGPVEVRRVIYLPNVGYGTDGFCYSSRSRLLYQFDGYDYDTSYTIGYRIHPDSLTLLQVDTVFREPGAYSLPVFCDTPDTIWQFRPRWGLDSSGQHYITQQFEMVACTRENGWVVTDTFPRSTFLPVDQGTGILRIDARGNDLSIGYANRMLTRRVRNQVAHEQSSLLPTNPFTIYPNPTNGRFSLFMGGRQTNRILVYNLLGQTIASYQPHTGILVQSILLPGSLPSGTYYLQVQTSTHPTQVLPLHYIK, from the coding sequence ATGAAAAAGATTGCTGTTATCAATGTCAGTCGCATTCCTCATCCGACGAATGCAATGCTATCTTCTACCCACCGGTTCTTCGCTTCGCTTCCTTTGACACGCAATTTTCTTCTCACCCTCTTGATTCTCTTTCTTTTCTGCTCGCTCGCAAGGGCGGAATGGGTTCCATTGGATTCGATGGCAGCAAATTACACCAGTGGCCAAGCCCACAGCAATGGACTCGGATACTACGCCGAATTTGAGCTTCATCGAATGCCGTACCAACCCGATAATGGTAGTTACATTTCGTTGTACGAACTGCAAACTGGTCGAAAACTTTGGTCACGTCCATTGTCTACAATTAATGTCGGAGAAAAAACACAGAGTTTTGTCAATCGGAATGGAGATGTTGTTATTGTTTTACAACGAGAAGGAGTTCTTCGTTCCTTTGTGTTTAATCGGAATGGCGACACCTTACGAGACTGGCAAACGATTGTAAACACAAACATCGGGATTGTGGACGGCGATCTGGACGATTCTTGCAACCTATATTTGTCAGGTACTTTCGGATATTACACAAAAATCAATCCTGACGGCACCCTCAATCGATTAGTACATCTTCCTTTTGAGACCTATGGCACTCCGATCTACATTTGTCACGATGGGGATGGGGGGGCATATATTTGGTCAACCTACTCACCGATTCAATACGTCACACACGTTTTTAGCGATTCGAGTCATATCGTCGGACCAGTGGAAGTCCGACGAGTAATCTACTTGCCAAATGTTGGTTACGGCACCGATGGTTTTTGTTATTCCTCCCGTTCCCGCTTGCTCTACCAATTCGATGGCTACGATTACGACACCTCATATACGATTGGGTACCGCATCCATCCCGACAGTTTAACTTTACTACAGGTTGATACGGTTTTTCGGGAACCGGGGGCGTATAGTCTACCCGTATTTTGCGATACTCCCGATACGATTTGGCAATTTCGTCCCCGTTGGGGGTTGGATTCAAGTGGTCAACACTATATCACACAACAATTTGAAATGGTGGCGTGCACCCGTGAAAATGGCTGGGTTGTCACCGATACCTTTCCTCGTTCGACTTTTTTGCCAGTTGACCAAGGTACGGGGATCCTCCGGATCGATGCCCGAGGCAACGACCTGTCGATTGGCTATGCGAACCGGATGCTGACTCGGCGGGTCCGCAATCAAGTCGCCCACGAGCAATCCTCGCTATTACCAACCAATCCGTTTACGATTTATCCCAACCCTACCAATGGTAGGTTCTCACTGTTTATGGGAGGGCGGCAAACCAATCGGATTCTGGTGTATAATCTCCTCGGACAAACGATTGCGAGTTATCAACCTCATACCGGAATCCTTGTGCAATCGATCCTCTTGCCCGGTTCCCTGCCTTCCGGTACCTACTATCTACAAGTGCAAACTTCCACCCACCCGACCCAAGTTCTCCCCCTCCATTATATAAAGTAG